The nucleotide window CCTTTAACAGAAGCTGGACGCAAGTTGTAATCTTAGATTTTTCGTCCAATTTCCTAACTGGTCCAATTCCATACAACGTAAGCGGACTGCAAAACCTACAATGGCTCATCTTGTCATCAAACCACTTGAATGAGACTATACCATCCTGGATATTCACCCTTTCTTCACTAACTGATTTAGACTTAAGTAATAACAATTTCAGTGAAAAAATTCTGGAGNTATCACTTCGAAATAACAACTTCGATGGCCAACTTGAGTGCTTATCCTTTAACAGAAGCTGGACGCAACTTGTAATCTTAGATTTTTCGTCCAATTTCCTAACTGGTTCAATTCCATACAACGTAAGCGGACTGCAAAACCTACAATGGCTCATCTTGTCATCAAACCACTTGAATGGGACTATACCATCCTGGATATTCACCCTTTCTTCACTAACTGATTTAGACTTGAGTAATAGCAATTTCAGTGAAAAAATTCAGGAGTTCAAGTCCAAAACATTGTCTTACGTTACTCTAAAACAAAATTAGCTGGAAGGTCCTATtccaaaatcattcctaaaccaGCAGAGCCTAGAAGTTCTTCTCCTTTTGCTAAATAATCTCAGTGGACAGATTTCTTCAACTATCTGCAACACTAGAAGGTTTAGATCTtggaaataataatttgaagGGAACGATCCCACGATGTCTGGGTGAGATGAGAGCAGTTGGAGTTTTGGATTTGAGTAACAATAATCTTAGTGGGACAACTAAAACTACTTTTAGTATTGGAAACCAACTCAGTGTCATTAAATTGCATGGGAATAAGCTAGTGGGGAAAGTCCCACGATCTTTGATCAATTGCAAGTATTTGGAAGCTCTTGATTTAGGTAACAATGAGTTGAATGATACATTTCCAAAATGGTTAGGAACTctaccaaatttgaaaattgtaagCTTGAGATCAAATCAGTTGCATGGTCACATCAAagtttcaaagaacaaaaactTGTTTgcccaacttcaaattctagatgtCTCATCCAATGGGTTTAGTGGGAATTTACCAGCAAGTCTTTTTGAGAATTTCCAAGCCATGAGGATAAATGATCCGAACGTGAGAACCCCAGGGTATGTAGGAGATACATTTACTATTTATGAGTCTCCTCCGAGAACCCCAGGGTATGTATGAGATACATTTACTATGTATGAGTCTCCTTCGAGATACCCAGGGTATGTAGGAGatcatttttctatttatgAGTATGTGATCGCTATTAAAGGAAAGGGATGGGATCTTGATTCCGTTCGAGTTTTTCCTAAAAACATAATCATCAATCTCTCTAATAATAGATTTGAAGgttattgatgagtccacaaattgaactcatttagggctatatgtcgcaaaaaggaacgaaaaggcagaaaagaacaaagaaatgaaggcatgaggatcgctgagtccacttggcgagtcgccgtagggtcttacttcgccttttgttccaatgtgctgtgccctgaaggaaaggatcaagtcggtaGAAAAAgagagcagtcggcgcatcaccgagaagttccgtgaagcagtaccatgtcgcccaatgacctagagcatgacgatgctgaaggctggtgcaagatggcgatgaactacaccaaagggcaaatcaccgagttgatcggcgattttGACTAACGACACCGAATGATCCGTTGCAACaaaaatctgtgaaaactataaatactagttagagttgtagttttaagagtcgaacaattattataattttcatatagaatagtactttttgatatttttgctctatgTTTGAGaaggttttgaagacttgaagatccaaagggtttcatcttcaagatttggatttgggtctcttggatacttcaattttggcctgtatcaagacttaaatcttcatgcCCAGTTGAATgcgagctcaatttggtataaatttctatctcttatacatgtgtggctaaaaaaccccaattcttggggtgtgatttagcgaatatgggttaggataattgttgggtcttgcttgctgatagtttaatcgtagtttaattgtgatttcgtttagtagttgtggatgagtttaatgaatttgtagttgcaaatacaagtttatttatgtgttttcggcttgctcgagagagaggttgtaaaactaaaactacttaattgatggccggtgggagtgggtcgacatgaggttcatctcgagagagtgaatcctagtctcattcccacacactcagctcgagagagtgagtgggttaaggcataggctggtcttcatgcggcaagtgggtgtccgagagaaacacatttgaaacAAGGTAAGTTGCTCGGGaaagagcttatcccccttaaagtttagcctagtcacaattattctatgaatcttctatcgaaagcatgtacctaaTAGTCTAGCTTAACCcatattcccgtcacatcccaaggatcccctctcatttcttagaaatccttgtttattttgctgcttttacttacttgtgacaaaaccccccattgttaattgacactcttgtgccctttttaatttacaatgtttttaatcgttaatgtctttagctacgactagttagaactaaattttatttttctgttaattctcaaaaccactctcttgggaacgatcccaacccttggttgggttactaaactattgtacgatcgtagacacttgcatcggaagtcccaacccttggttaggttactaaactattgtacgatcgtaaacacttgcatcgaaagttatgtcttgattacacaaacatcagtTATATTCCAAGTATTGTTGGAGATCTCGTTGGACTTCATACGTTAAACTTATCTCATAATCGCTTAGAAGGTCATATACCAGCATCACTGCAACATTTATCTATACTTGAATCGTTGGGTCTCACATCTAACAAAATCGGAGGAGGAATTCCACAACAACTTGCATCCCTCACATTTCTTGCAGTCTTAAACCTTTATCACAATCATCTTGTTGGATGCATCCccaaagaaaaacaatttgATACATTTGAGAGGAGTTCATACCAAGGAAATTATGGATTATGTGGATTTCCACTTCCAAAAGATTGTGGTGGTGATGATAGGGTATCACAAAGGATAACTCCAGTTGAGCTAGATCAAGGAGAAGGCGAAGATTAAACAATGATCCGTTGGTAGGAAGTTCTCATGTGTTACGGTTGTGGTCTAGTTATTGTACTATCCTTAATATACATAATGCTGGCAACCCAATATCCAGCTTGGTATTCGAGGATGGTTGAAGAATTAGAGCACAACATTTTTACAAGAGTGCAAAagtacaagaaaagaaaatactatGTAATCTCCAGGTGTTTTACTTGATCATcagaagatttaaaaaaaatcaatgtatATGTTCTACCTCTTTCATCCTTAAGCTCTTAACTTAATCAGAttcttcatttttgaaaattgcagGATTCAAGTCTAACATGTTGGTTGGTGATGCTAATAAAAGTTATTATGTTGGTGATGTTTCTCAAGTTTTCATTACCATATGAATAAAAGTAGAGTTTTCATTTATTACATATTCGACTGCAAAGTTCAGTTAATGAATTTATGAAGTTATCTTCCCTTTTTCTTAATTACATTAAGTAATATCAATAACTAAACTGATAAGTGCTAACGCTCCCAGAtattttgatgatctcctcacaagtgcagggacctggtcctctgcagagtatgctTGTCCAGTGTCATATGTTGTAAAACTGTAAAAGCTGTCTGCGTTAGAAAGTTGGTGAAGTCGCAGTGTACTTCACCAATCAGAATCGACGAGGTTGTTTGTACAATGGATAATAACTCTTCATGACTaatatattccaaaacacaaacaacaaattattcattcattcaaagtgAGATATTTCGAGCTTCAAACAGCAGGGACCTGATCGATTGCTTCAAGTGCTTCCTATACCAGATGTTACTTTGTTTGCTTGTAATCGTGCTTATATTGTAGGAATCTTTTCGCTTTGTTAGAAACGTTTCAAGCTTgtgtgaatcattgtaagaacttAAGTTGTGCGTAACTTAGTGTGTTACGTCAAAGTTTATATTAATCTAttaggattagtatagtgggtagtgttgtatctgcttaggCTCGTCTATGTGATATGAGGTATTGCTTAGTGTGGAGATTAGTAAGTTAATCTCATTTTGTAAACTGGTTTTTACTTTCGCTTGAGAAGACTAGTAAAAGCAGTTTGAAAATTCCTGTGAAACCAGttgtggttttactcccttgagcaaggaggtttccacgtaaagttgtgtgtgcaatctttactttcagcattTAGTTTACTTTCTGTTATTGTAACTGTGCTAAGGACCTGGTCTTATCTAGactagtggacgcatacattccaacaaatggtatcagagcttgacTTTTTAGTTTGGTTAacaccaagaaaagaaaagatcctGAAGGAATGACAACTTCACCCAATATGGAAGAAGGTAAGTCGTCTACCAGACCACCCAGCATTAATGGACATTACTACAGGTGGTGGAAGAATCGCATGCATGATTACATCAATGCTGAAGACACTGAGTTGTGCGACGTGATTCTTGACGGATCATACATTCCTACAAAGGAAGTGAAAGATGGAGAGCTCACTACAATAGTTGTCAAAACCAGAAAAAAGTACAATGAAGCAGATACAAAAAAGATAGAGAAGAACTATAAGGCAAAAAAGATTCTAGTATGTGGAATCAGATCAGACGAATATAACCAAATCTCAGCCTGTGAGACGACCAAGGAGATATGGGACTGTCTTCAAACTGCTCATGAGGGAACTACACAAGTGAAGGAGTCGAAGGTTGATAAGCTTACGACTCAGTACGAGAATTTCTATATGAAGGAAGGTGAAACCATCTTCGAGATG belongs to Solanum stenotomum isolate F172 chromosome 1, ASM1918654v1, whole genome shotgun sequence and includes:
- the LOC125858296 gene encoding receptor-like protein 9DC3; the protein is MRAVGVLDLSNNNLSGTTKTTFSIGNQLSVIKLHGNKLVGKVPRSLINCKYLEALDLGNNELNDTFPKWLGTLPNLKIVSLRSNQLHGHIKVSKNKNLFAQLQILDVSSNGFSGNLPASLFENFQAMRINDPNVRTPGYVGDTFTIYESPPRTPGYIPSIVGDLVGLHTLNLSHNRLEGHIPASLQHLSILESLGLTSNKIGGGIPQQLASLTFLAVLNLYHNHLVGCIPKEKQFDTFERSSYQGNYGLCGFPLPKDCGGDDRVSQRITPVELDQGEGED